A stretch of the Colias croceus chromosome 13, ilColCroc2.1 genome encodes the following:
- the LOC123696877 gene encoding kinesin heavy chain-like — translation MSDRYSEINQSKRDVPSFIEPRPPLISNPFMRPRPQKGTNLMDLFEEESIVCDEPELVQVYLRLKPCIAPSDLYEVRSDRCLITSLDTATAGHGRRTQHNVSKMYTFSHIFRSDTTQKEIFDHVVKDNLKKLPEGRSFTLLTYGASGSGKTYTLMGTVASPGLVPRSLEYVFKLVDVAKVPDFKPSEGGVDRLNYAEQEYELQWVKRLRKVSAPLRDKYKRMSAQLSCNQSVSQLDLSAQTRHYVWVSFIEIYNEGIYDLLAARERGNATKLVIREDSGGNVYVKGATQAFVRSGEEAYDIMVAGKHQLQVAATGVHAQSSRSHCIFTITMVTETDGACSTSCVRLCDLAGCERARRTRNTGARMQESRAINSSLHVLERCLHTLRRRHAGPALVPYRESKLTRLLGAGLSGARGEAVSMVVTLNPAQEDAHETRHVLQLAAVAKDIQINNTISEYPSSLESSTRDTTISFNSEIMKLRSDNERLHFELIQAQSQYKKLMGAMEERQAASADTMRELVEEAKEMTKQYYEAQLLALRAEIEEMAEEYENKLNELSKRSVHSTPSRDKKITQLMTENAILEEKLTAERLARVWAEEEVQHLRACIEERDGKEEEDLASGDVMSVTETDSESEVDDPCNESLEPTFKKEDIERSRIRHNIISDKQENSISSEASVLEKSDDTLKDDSYNSIEHAFTDNVLVTCKKASIRNTIDIVKETINCESSPDITKEKEIQSPEACAIDHLNNDTTNDVSEELTQQTHDLVQVKVNQKESYFFKKEDNVSIEKKDLRGTYCVSNTDTSDDYEDAHGSDKINNDTANKSIDEKEDIVPEIKIAKHTDIMKTESIVNKIIQRNSNKSNNSLTQFEQLELATKSCNEGNKKESKEFGNINLLKEKRTNYFDNDNHSDYKCSAKLESRKDYFAESSKDNRNLDEVKRNDDYRSPSIVKDEVTGEYEPSMIKKLLGKNLNHIDVPSANKNTLRISTDSVDLFESPHPTTKNLESEELIRKSIDNIVLTDNSNTVEKSAEVVNTATKVNKQSLKEIKPPLMSSKELEEINKKIVKDYESRALKSKIANTIIKLEKASPDIFKQPLTLLKQKELDVVQYKIDIQKGKYNTDQEKKPKSEPADLSQTIANTTVNNTLEDFENIYKEGTVPRATEFELLVSQTNENEKESTETELKYNLRKKSQRTRRDCKANSIEEKDDIKTDKCKNEDILLDSNAKCESRRPKRNLRLRRVKNFYLEDTEEDRDDKLKDIVNLQSEFSDVTMNVPAPDKVVNDIPSPEKVDENVPPLMGVQSCPARSITRSRRKLFTPRAEPLDESLSQTGDSNERIRVPRPSYHRPRARRKL, via the exons ATGTCCGATCGATATTCTGAGATAAATCAATCTAAACGAGATGTTCCATCTTTTATTGAACCTAGACCACCGCTTATATCAAATCCGTTCATGCGCCCCCGACCGCAGAAGGGAACAAATCTAATGGATCTTTTCGAAGAGGAATCCATAGTATGTGACGAGCCTGAATTAGTGCAAGTGTATTTGCGGCTGAAACCTTGCATTGCGCCAAGTGATCTATACGAAGTACGTTCTGATCGTTGCCTAATAACATCTCTCGATACCGCGACAGCTGGCCATGGCCGACGAACGCAGCATAATGTGTCGAAAATGTACACTTTCTCGCACATATTCAGATCAGACACTACACAAAAG GAAATATTTGACCATGTCGTCAaggataatttaaaaaagttgcCTGAAGGTCGCAGCTTTACGTTACTTACATATGGAGCGTCAGGTTCTGGTAAAACCTACACCCTCATGGGGACAGTAGCGTCACCAGGCTTAGTCCCTCGATCTTTAGAATATGTCTTCAAGCTTGTGGATGTTGCTAAAGTGCCAGATTTTAAGCCGTCCGAAGGTGGCGTTGATAGACTTAATTATGCTGAGCAGGAATATGAGTTACAG TGGGTGAAAAGATTAAGAAAAGTGTCCGCTCCATTAAGAGACAAGTACAAAAGAATGAGCGCCCAATTATCCTGTaatcagtcagtcagtcaaCTAGATCTATCCGCTCAAACTAGACATTACGTATGG GTATCATTCATAGAGATATACAATGAAGGGATATATGACTTACTTGCTGCCAGGGAAAGAGGGAATGCCACAAAACTTGTTATCCGTGAGGATTCCGGTGGAAATGTCTACGTAAAG GGAGCGACGCAAGCATTCGTGCGATCAGGTGAAGAAGCGTACGACATCATGGTGGCCGGTAAACATCAGCTGCAAGTTGCCGCTACGGGTGTACACGCGCAGTCCTCGCGATCACACTGCATATTCACTATCACTATGGTCACGGAGACAG ATGGCGCCTGCAGCACGTCGTGCGTGCGCCTGTGCGACCTGGCGGGCTGCGAGCGCGCCCGGCGCACGCGCAACACGGGCGCGCGCATGCAGGAGTCGCGCGCCATCAACTCGTCGCTGCACGTGCTCGAGCGCTGCCTGCACACGCTGCGGCGCCGGCACGCGGGCCCCGCGCTCGTGCCCTACCG AGAATCAAAACTAACCCGCTTACTTGGCGCCGGTCTATCCGGGGCACGTGGGGAGGCCGTCAGTATGGTGGTGACGCTGAACCCGGCGCAGGAAGATGCGCATGAGACAAGACACGTGCTGCAACTAGCTGCCGTGGCGAAGGATATAC aaattaacaatacaatatcTGAATACCCGAGCTCACTCGAGAGCAGTACACGAGACACGACGATAAGCTTCAATTCGGAAATCATGAAATTGCGCTCCGATAATGAGCGGCTTCACTTCGAATTGATTCA AGCACAATCGCAATACAAAAAACTGATGGGTGCGATGGAAGAAAGACAAGCGGCAAGCGCTGACACAATGCGAGAATTGGTTGAGGAAGCTAAAGAAATGACAAAACAGTATTATGAAGCACAATTATTGGCTTTAAGAGCTGAG ATCGAAGAGATGGCAGaagaatatgaaaataaactgAATGAATTAAGCAAGCGGTCAGTGCACAGCACTCCTTCAAGAGATAAAAAG ATCACACAACTGATGACTGAAAATGCTATTTTAGAA gAAAAACTAACGGCTGAAAGATTAGCTCGCGTTTGGGCAGAAGAAGAGGTGCAACATTTACGCGCTTGTATTGAAGAAAGAGatg GAAAAGAAGAAGAGGATTTGGCAAGTGGAGATGTTATGTCAGTCACTGAAACAGACAGCGAATCTGAAGTAGACGATCCCTGTAATGAAAGCCTCGAACCGACTTTCAAAAAGGAGGACATAGAAAGGTccagaataagacataatattataagcgaTAAGCAAGAAAACAGCATTTCAAGTGAAGCTAGTGTTCTAGAAAAATCTGATGATACACTAAAAGACGATAGTTATAATAGCATTGAGCATGCCTTTACAGATAATGTTCTAGTTACATGTAAGAAAGCAAGTATACGTAACACAATTGATATAGttaaagaaacaataaattGCGAATCGTCCCCAGACATTACGAAGGAAAAAGAAATTCAATCTCCCGAAGCTTGTGCAATTGATCATCTAAATAATGACACAACAAATGACGTAAGCGAAGAATTAACTCAACAAACACATGATCTTGTTCAAGTAAAAGTGAATCAAAAAGAAAGTTACTTCTTTAAAAAAGAAGATAATGTTAGTATTGAGAAGAAAGATTTACGCGGGACCTATTGTGTTTCCAATACTGATACGAGTGATGATTATGAAGACGCTCATGGctcagataaaataaataatgatactGCCAATAAGAGTATAGACGAAAAAGAAGATATTGTTCCCGAGATCAAAATAGCTAAACATACAGATATAATGAAAACAGAATCAATTGTTAACAAGATAATACAAAGAAACTCGAACAAAAGCAATAATTCCTTGACTCAATTTGAACAACTTGAACTAGCAACGAAATCGTGTAATGAAGGTAATAAGAAGGAATCTAAAGAATTTGgcaacattaatttattgaaagagaaaagaacaaattattttgaCAATGACAACCATTCGGATTACAAGTGTTCCGCTAAATTAGAAAGTAGAAAAGATTATTTTGCGGAATCTTCAAAGGATAATAGAAATTTAGATGAAGTAAAACGGAACGATGATTATAGATCTCCATCTATAGTGAAAGATGAAGTTACAGGCGAATATGAGCCTAGTAtgattaaaaagttattaggCAAAAATCTTAATCATATAGATGTGCCATCAGCGAATAAAAACACTCTGCGTATTTCAACCGATTCTGTTGACCTATTCGAATCCCCTCATCCGACAACGAAGAACTTAGAAAGTGAGGAATTAATACGAAAATcaatagataatattgttttgaCTGATAATTCTAATACTGTTGAAAAATCTGCCGAAGTTGTTAATACAGCtacaaaagttaataaacaaTCACTTAAAGAAATTAAACCACCCTTAATGAGTTCAAAGGAACTGGAAgaaattaataagaaaattgtTAAAGATTATGAAAGCCGCGctcttaaaagtaaaatagcTAACACAATTATAAAACTCGAAAAAGCTTCACCAGATATTTTCAAACAACCTTTAACATTACTAAAGCAAAAAGAACTTGATGttgtacaatataaaatcGATATTCAAAAGGGCAAATACAATACTGATCAAGAAAAGAAACCAAAATCAGAACCAGCTGATTTATCTCAAACTATAGCAAATACAACAGTAAATAATACACTAGaagattttgaaaatatctACAAGGAGGGAACAGTACCGCGAGCGACTGAGTTCGAACTACTCGTCTCACAGACAAATGAAAACGAAAAAGAATCAACGGAAAcggaattaaaatataacttgcGTAAAAAATCACAACGAACACGAAGAGATTGTAAAGCGAACTCCATTGAAGAGAAAGACGATATAAAAACTGATAAATGCAAAAACGAAGATATATTGCTAGATAGTAACGCAAAATGTGAAAGTAGGAGACCAAAACGCAACTTAAGATTGCGTAGAGTTAAGAATTTCTATCTAGAAGACACGGAAGAAGATAGAGACGACAAATTGAAGGATATAGTTAATTTGCAAAGTGAATTCTCCGATGTGACAATGAACGTGCCGGCTCCTGATAAAGTGGTTAATGATATTCCTTCGCCAGAAAAAGTGGATGAAAATGTACCGCCTCTGATGGGTGTACAGAGCTGTCCTGCTAGAag tATCACTAGAAGTCGCAGGAAGTTGTTCACCCCAAGAGCGGAACCATTAGATGAAAGTCTATCCCAAACAGGCGATAGTAACGAGAGGATACGCGTGCCGAGACCGTCCTACCATAGACCTAGAGCAAGGAGAAAGctgtag
- the LOC123696635 gene encoding adhesion G protein-coupled receptor A3 codes for MVWFSCIIWFLIVGRSVGFCPSLCSCKVIKSGDSATELVPSELRCGGNPGQLTELKEIDLSKLFMLVVSLNLSGNAISTLSRDLHLPKLQKLDLSRNQINLIESDAFYNMTSLKRLDLSHNQISNVYKEMFKGLVNLERLNLSRNHISALGSGTFDYLIGLKQLDITENPLICNCDLLWLGDWSRNTSVKLFGGPKCAYPENMADKPVRKLRIFLDLSACGSVLPANSLIVKPSHDQVVFEGDTLSLTCNAPFASVVAKYELNWVHSMQECCGDVNITSTDMQEEGLAETTVYFPCISTHHAGNWTCSYCDQNHIKHNYTVQIIVLSNFTQYCPTDNTVGNKGLYSWPQLLLNHTASVPCRSGEGKAYRQCFDNATWGQANTTECSYISNITKLLQQFALLNVSLVQFSAINATERLAMLIEEKTYPLAEISDADDVMFIADAVKNYMQYIAEEKDLGSALLEVIEASMNISTSVMTRAEIIHGSCTNLVRAAEKISAHTANVQGHKQKLAIERFPAREGFSGVTCVWYSAERGGRSPRRRESERRLHCSTTNRTVAPLLTVTDAFIYASVQIPQSLLYSTSDSGLLLQSKPQELVVSFYEDASLFPLLPEVDDGPIRGHRSKDYYGRSTKREDMNMEITSPVVGFQLDDVSMHGSLLEPIIVTVRAGGGAGDARAALWDRGVRRWTDNTSDCRVSHVVSEMIIISCTRLAYVGLLQNVETGIYGARTDGARFKVSHPAVYVGSLILIGCVSCATLTYIMCYPAIQMAKKTKHALINTWIAIGLLCFLYTLGIYQTEDIKLCQILGLLIHYLSLCCLLWMCVSASNMYKWVTKTHNPVRSPEDEIPPDIPIQKPILGLYLVGWGIALIVCGISGAVNLKDYAGYSQCFLSTAPALSALFIPGAILLMFLTILFLLIRCTIRSMNVQLSEGTQATENVDLEMWEPNQANEAERRSIKSAADSEVDDVEHTPIIQLRAQVIVLCLYLSVWTCGAVAVYRPLPAYLPYQEDICSIIYAVCATVLGTFILFFYGIARSDVRAQWSMMHCYLQSSKQCCRNRSVFDTNHRALPNQTSTAPVSQIPGDNRSRSGSRSSNRTNSKTNNSGTYKAGAELNGQTLQKDLQKNINGKTPNINLVVLHRQQYRSNNSMMTYPDSNNFVPEMFYNPNQINVAKKFFKKQRQSMKRNCLELPLRRDCDEESNISLPLPSKEAYNGIANMMKSGTKVNNTNLHVDKTNNGMKETRNAVNPNLLEDESKDFKSYSTVKKSWNRNDDSKPGRDQIMNIYTNVPETQVPQHQVVKANVQKPLNGQRNSVSEECLQSHANDQPEMRTISQQCSLEYSSASEMAMPHTCSDQTINTHSEMTSLQETHSALCSTNEITDTESFGQYIDYLQPNKNQENKDGVDKSLQDISEECTMHSDDINRSSTPQDVVCLGEMDNLLQNQDDIEGSKEKLDGGKEEYFMAKTTYDFETCSTNASEQGFENESDIYCPNYQVSEVSIRSHGLYAPSPSSMCPNEISFSNEDVSTIESQYVNYDPGWRKTIKNNPKLGKYVPTPALSCPEVNCESPVSFSSDLDELYTQITSRDKERIPRKEQLDVTVNSDVTLKPDSDSCVSEAVSDVERKGETTV; via the exons ATGGTTTGGTTTTCGTGTATTATATGGTTTTTAATCGTGGGAAGGTCCGTTGGATTTTGTCCATCGTTATGTTCGTGCAAAGTAATAAAATCGGGTGACAGTGCGACCGAGCTGGTCCCGAGCGAGTTGAGATGTGGAGGTAACCCTGGCCAGTTGACGGAGCTCAAAGAAATCGACTTGAGCAAACTTTTTATGCTCGTTGTAAGCTT GAACTTATCTGGAAATGCGATTTCAACTTTGTCAAGGGATCTTCATTTACCAAAATTACAAAAGCT agaTCTAAGCAGAAATCAAATAAACTTAATAGAATCAGATGCCTTCTACAATATGACTTCACTGAAAAGACTGGATTTATCACATAATCAAATAAGTAATGTTTACAAAGAAATGTTTAAAGGACTGGTTAATTTGGAGCGGTTGAATTTATCTCGCAATCATATATCAGCACTTGGAAGTGGGACGTTTGATTATTTAATTGGTTTGAAACAATT AGATATTACAGAAAACCCTCTAATATGCAACTGTGATTTACTCTGGCTAGGCGACTGGTCAAGAAATACAAGCGTCAAGTTATTTGGTGGTCCAAAATGTGCATATCCAGAGAACATGGCCGACAAGCCAGTACGAAAACTGAGAATTTTCCTAGATCTCTCTGCATGTGGTAGTGTTCTGCCCGCAAATAGTTTGATTGTGAAACCATCACATGATCAAGTGGTTTTTGAAGGGGATACATTGAGTTTAACATGTAATGCCCCCTTTGCTTCAGTGGTAGCCAAATATGAGTTAAACTGGGTCCATTCAATGCAAGAATGCTGTGGTGACGTAAATATAACAAGCACCGATATGCAAGAAGAAGGCTTGGCTGAAACAACTGTATACTTTCCCTGTATTTCTACCCACCATGCGGGAAATTGGACGTGTTCATATTGTGACCAGAACCACATTAAACACAATTATACAGTacaaattatagttttatcgAACTTTACGCAATATTGTCCGACGGATAATACAGTCGGGAACAAGGGGTTGTATTCATGGCCGCAGTTATTGTTAAATCATACTGCATCTGTGCCTTGTAGGAGCGGTGAAGGCAAAGCGTATAGGCAATGCTTTGATAACGCTACCTGGGGTCAAGCGAATACGACAGAATGTTCGTATATCAGCAACATAACAAAGTTATTGCAACAGTTTGCGTTACTGAACGTCAGTTTAGTGCAATTTTCGGCTATAAATGCTACGGAAAGATTGGCTATGCTGATTGAAGAGAAGACGTATCCGTTGGCCGAAATATCAGATGCAGACGATGTTATGTTTATCGCGGACGCTGTTAAAAACTATATGCAGTATATTGCTGAAGAGAAAGATTTAG GCTCAGCATTACTAGAAGTGATAGAAGCGTCAATGAACATATCCACATCAGTTATGACTCGCGCGGAAATAATTCATGGATCGTGTACGAACCTGGTGCGAGCTGCCGAGAAAATATCTGCACACACAGCTAATGTACAAGGGCATAAG CAAAAACTAGCGATCGAGCGTTTCCCAGCCCGCGAAGGGTTCAGCGGAGTCACGTGTGTATGGTACAGTGCGGAGCGCGGCGGGCGAAGCCCGAGGCGGAGGGAAAGCGAACGACGGTTACACTGTTCGACCACTAATAGGACTGTGGCACCGTTGTTGACTGTTACAGACGCGTTTATATATGCTAGTGTGCAG ATCCCTCAATCACTTCTCTACAGCACATCAGACTCAGGTCTGCTCCTCCAGAGCAAGCCACAAGAGTTAGTAGTATCGTTCTACGAAGACGCTTCACTGTTCCCCCTTCTACCAGAGGTAGACGACGGACCAATAAGAGGACACCGGTCTAAGGACTATTATGGCAGGAGTACTAAAAGAGAGGATATGAATATGGAGATTACTTCGCCAGTGGTTGGGTTTCAACTTG ACGACGTATCAATGCACGGCTCGTTGCTGGAGCCGATAATAGTGACGGTGCGTGCGGGGGGCGGGGCGGGGGACGCGCGGGCCGCGCTGTGGGACCGCGGTGTGCGGCGGTGGACTGATAACACGTCGG ATTGCCGAGTATCACACGTGGTGTCtgaaatgattataataagtTGTACGCGCTTGGCCTACGTGGGTTTATTACAAAACGTAGAAACTGGTATATACGGGGCGAGAACAGATGGCGCGCGTTTCAAAGTGTCCCATCCCGCTGTGTATGTCGGGAGCCTTATTCTTATAGGCTGCGTTAGTTGCGCAACTCTAACATACATCATGTGCTATCCCGCGATACAAATGGCGAAGAAAACCAAACACGCCCTAATAAATACATGGATAGCTATCGGATTGCTCTGTTTCTTATATACCTTGGGTATTTACCAAACGGAAGACATCAAACTGTGTCAAATACTCGGTCTTTTGATTCATTATCTGTCGCTATGCTGTTTGCTGTGGATGTGTGTGTCAGccagtaatatgtataaatggGTGACGAAAACTCACAATCCTGTAAGGTCGCCTGAAGATGAAATTCCACCAGATATACCGATTCAGAAACCTATTTTAGGGTTGTATTTAGTAGGATGGGGGATAGCTTTGATTGTATGCGGGATTTCGGGAGCTGTTAACTTAAAAGATTACGCCGGTTATTCTCAATGTTTTTTGAGCACAGCACCAGCTTTGAGTGCCTTATTCATACCTGGAGCGATTTTGCTAATGTTTTTAACGATTTTGTTTCTTCTTATACGGTGTACGATACGAAGTATGAACGTACAACTGTCTGAAGGTACACAAGCAACAGAAAATGTTGATTTGGAGATGTGGGAACCGAATCAGGCCAATGAGGCTGAGAGACGCAGTATTAAATCGGCTGCCGATTCAGAAGTAGATGACGTAGAACATACACCCATAATACAGTTGCGAGCTCAAGTTATAGTGCTTTGTTTATACTTGTCCGTTTGGACTTGTGGCGCTGTAGCAGTGTATAGACCATTACCAGCGTACTTGCCGTATCAAGAAGATATATGTAGCATTATATATGCTGTCTGTGCCACAGTATTGGGCACTTTCATTTTGTTCTTCTATGGCATAGCGAGAAGTGACGTCAGAGCGCAATGGTCAATGATGCATTGCTATCTACAATCAAGCAAACAGTGCTGTAGGAATCGAAGTGTTTTCGATACAAATCACAGAGCTTTGCCGAATCAAACGTCCACCGCACCCGTTTCGCAGATCCCAGGCGATAATAGATCGAGATCCGGTAGTAGGAGCTCAAATAGAACTAACTCGAAAACAAATAATAGTGGTACCTATAAAGCAGGAGCTGAATTAAACGGACAAACGTTGCAGAAAGATCttcagaaaaatattaatggaaAAACACCTAATATCAACCTAGTTGTATTGCATAGACAGCAATACAGATCAAATAATTCTATGATGACGTACCCCGATAGTAATAATTTCGTACCAGAGATGTTCTATAATCCAAACCAAATTAACGTAGCCAAGAAATTCTTCAAGAAACAAAGACAAAGTATGAAAAGAAATTGCTTAGAACTTCCCTTACGAAGAGATTGTGACGAAGAATCAAATATTTCCCTACCATTGCCTTCAAAAGAGGCATATAATGGTATTGCGAATATGATGAAGTCTGGTACGAAAGTGAACAACACGAATTTGCACGtagataaaacaaataacgGCATGAAGGAGACCCGTAACGCAGTCAATCCAAACTTGTTGGAAGACGAATCTAAAGACTTTAAAAGTTATTCCACAGTTAAAAAATCGTGGAACAGAAATGACGATTCCaagcctggaagagatcaaaTAATGAACATATATACAAATGTTCCTGAGACGCAAGTGCCACAACATCAAGTGGTCAAAGCTAATGTACAGAAACCATTAAACGGACAAAGGAATAGCGTATCAGAAGAATGTCTGCAAAGTCATGCCAATGACCAGCCCGAAATGCGCACAATATCCCAGCAATGTAGTCTAGAATACAGTTCAGCTTCCGAAATGGCCATGCCGCATACATGCTCCGACCAAACTATCAATACGCATTCAGAAATGACCTCGCTACAAGAAACGCACAGTGCCTTATGTTCTACTAACGAAATCACAGACACGGAAAGTTTCGGTCAATACATTGACTACTTACAGCCAAATAAGAATCAAGAAAATAAAGACGGAGTCGACAAATCTTTGCAAGATATTTCTGAAGAATGTACAATGCACAGCGATGATATAAATCGATCTAGTACGCCCCAGGATGTCGTATGTTTGGGAGAGATGGATAACTTACTACAAAATCAGGATGATATAGAAGGTTCTAAAGAAAAACTTGACGGTGGTAAAGAGGAGTATTTCATGGCGAAAACGACGTACGATTTTGAGACTTGCAGTACAAATGCGAGCGAACAAGGCTTTGAAAACGAAAGCGACATTTATTGTCCAAACTACCAAGTCTCAGAAGTGAGCATACGAAGTCACGGCTTATACGCCCCTTCGCCATCGTCAATGTGTCCAAATGAAATAAGCTTCAGCAACGAAGACGTATCAACGATAGAGAGTCAATATGTGAACTACGACCCGGGGTGGCGGaaaacgataaaaaataatccaaAATTGGGCAAATACGTTCCAACGCCAGCGTTGAGTTGTCCAGAAGTTAATTGTGAGAGTCCTGTGTCGTTTTCTAGCGATTTAGATGAATTGTACACGCAAATAACAAGTAGAGATAAGGAAAGGATACCTCGTAAGGAACAGTTGGACGTAACGGTTAATAGTGACGTGACGCTCAAACCTGACAGTGACAGTTGTGTGAGCGAAGCCGTGTCTGATGTAGAGAGGAAAGGGGAAACTACTGTGTAG
- the LOC123696636 gene encoding epoxide hydrolase 4-like, whose product MGVKRSGVLELVSGWAAVELFFQCVYIGLWQLLQLAVRRLWKGHRRKLSNNKPPVELTVDSSIGTHCYIKIMGVKYHYVETGPRTGQVILILGDAPDTGNLWVPSWSSIVRRLADNGYHVITLDLRGSGGSESGDRRDLSPPRAVEELAGLLKALGVSEGCPAIVIGFGIGGLLTWYLVHCQGSLISKFIVVGAPHPNLYWQHPPAKFCQRSLHFIQWPYFPERWLAEGVSENNKWANSRARDWTGALNYVRGAAWYRIRPEHKVQARCLLVGAKDSSAQLVASVQYCGNAALRLVDRTEPGDSHLQMLIHDFIVGKKKPTEEIQRSIMGRVFEAVADKGRVITSRLALPANA is encoded by the exons atgggTGTTAAAAGAAGCGGTGTACTTGAATTGGTGTCAGGTTGGGCGGCGGTGGAATTATTTTTCCAATGTGTTTATATTGGTTTGTGGCAATTACTCCAGCTAGCTGTGCGAAGGTTATGGAAAGGACATCGTAGAAAATTATCCAATAACAAGCCACCGGTGGAATTGACCGTGGACTCGTCAATTGGAACTCATtgctatataaaaattatg GGAGTCAAATACCACTACGTTGAAACAGGGCCTCGTACAGGCCAAGTGATATTAATTCTCGGAGACGCCCCTGACACTGGCAACCTATGGGTACCCTCCTGGTCCTCCATAGTTCGGAGGCTAGCTGACAATGGTTACCATGTGATCACATTGGACCTCCGAGGGTCTGGAGGCAGTGAGAGTGGGGATCGACGAGACCTGTCTCCGCCAAGGGCTGTGGAAGAATTAGCGGGGCTGTTGAAAGCTTTAGGGGTGTCGGAAGGCTGTCCCGCTATTGTTATTGGCTTTGGAATTGGAGGTTTACTTACTTG GTATCTAGTACACTGCCAAGGGTCCCTGATAAGCAAGTTCATAGTGGTTGGAGCACCACATCCGAATCTCTACTGGCAACACCCACCAGCTAAGTTTTGTCAACGATCTCTGCATTTCATACag TGGCCTTATTTCCCTGAAAGATGGCTTGCTGAGGGCGTGTCAGAAAACAATAAATGGGCAAACTCTCGAGCAAGAGATTGGACCGGCGCGTTAAACTATGTCAGAG GGGCAGCCTGGTACCGAATACGACCGGAGCACAAGGTCCAAGCGCGTTGCTTGCTGGTCGGCGCCAAAGACAGCTCCGCGCAGCTGGTGGCCAGCGTGCAGTACTGCGGAAACGCGGCGCTGAGACTAGTCGATAGGACTGAACCGGGGGATTCGCATTTGCAAATGCTGATACACGATTTTATTGTTG GTAAAAAGAAACCAACAGAGGAAATCCAGCGTAGCATAATGGGTCGGGTGTTTGAAGCCGTCGCGGATAAGGGCAGGGTTATTACTTCGCGCTTGGCTTTACCGGCCAATGCgtga